The sequence AGCCCAAGGCCAACGTCCGCGTCTTCGGGGCGGTGGATGCAGACGGAAACCTGCTCGTCAACCTCCTCACGCCTGACGTGATTCAGGACGTCGGAGACTTCGTCGCGGGCGGAGATTCCGCAGAGGTCCTCGTCACCCTGAAGCTCAAGGCCCAGCGCGCCTCGGGGGACGAGCTGGAGTCCAACGAAATCGTCTTCCCCGTCCTCGTGTACGCGTCTGGCTTCACGTGCCCCACGGGCACGAAGCGTACCGTGTCGGACGACCCCTGCCCCCAGGAAGGGCTCAACGGAGTCCTTCCGGCCTGCGAAGCAGTCACCCCCTGAGCGGCCGTGCTTGACCGGCCATCGCCTGCCTCCTAAGAGCCCACGTTCATGTCCTTCCGCACGCACCTCGAGTCGGTGGTCAACCAGGTGGACGGAGCCCTCGCCTGCAGCGTGATGGGCTTCGACGGCATCTCCGTCGACACCTTCCAGCGGGACGAGGCCGCGGAGTTGGAGCTGAGCGGCGCGTGGGTGGAATACGCCAACCTCCTCACCCAGCTCCGTCATGCCGCTGAAGTCCTGAAGACGGGCGCGGTGAGCGAGGTCAGCGTCAACAGCGAGAAGGTGCTGACCGTGATGCGGCTGGTGTCACCGGAGTACTTCCTGGTGCTCGCCCTGCGCGCGGACGGCAACTACGGCAAGGGCCGCTACGTCCTGCGCGTGACGGCCCCCAAGGTGCGCGCCGAGCTCTAGTCGCGCCGTGCTTCAGGCTGCGCGCCGAGCCCCGGGTGCGCACCCTGTCAAGCAGTAGTCCAGCCGACATACCCGGCCATTGCTTTCCCCTTCCCTTGCGAGGGGGGCATGGGCTACACACCCCCGACTTTTCAAGCTTTCGAGTGTGAAGGAGTCGGTTGCCATGGCTGGTTTTGTCGATACGTCCGAGTTCCGCAATGGTCTGAAGATCGAGATTGACGGTGAGCCGTTCGTTATCGAGTACTTCCAGCACGTGAAGCCCGGCAAGGGCTCCGCCTTCGTGCGCACGAAGATCCGCAGCCTCCTGTCCGGGCGCGTCCTGGAGCCCACCCTCAAGTCCGGCGACAAGGTGGGCCTCCCGGACATCGAGGAGAAGGACATGCAGTTCCTGTATGTCCAGGGCGATGAGTACTACTTCATGGACAACCGCAACTACGAGCAGACCTTCCTCAGTGAGAAGGTGCTTGGAGAGGCGAAGAACTTCCTGAAGGAGAACATCACCGTCTCGGTGCTCTACTGGAACGGCAAGGCCATCTCCGTGAACCTGCCCAACTCGGTGGACCTGAAGGTCATCAAGTGCGACCCGGGCGTGCGTGGCGACACCGTGTCCGGCGCGCTCAAGCCCGCCACCCTGGAGACGGGCTTCACCGTCAACGTCCCGCTCTTCATCAACGAGGGCGACGTGCTCAAGATCGACACGCGTGAAGGTGGCAAGTATCTGACGCGCGTGGCCACCGCGGGCTAGTCGCTTCAGGCCCACGGCGACTTCGAGGGAGAGGGAACGCGAGAATGGCAACGAAGCGCAAGTCGTCCCGGGCGTCCGAGCCCGCGGGCGCGCCGGCCGCCGCTGGCGCGCGCGACGCGGGCAACACGTCCCTGGACGTGGATGCCCTGCGGCAGATTGTCGAAATCCTCGAGGCCTCGGATGTGACGAGGCTGGTGTGGAAGCGCGGTGAGGAGAAGCTCTTCATCCGCCGCGGCCACGCGCCGGAGACCACCATCGTCCACCACGCGGCGCCGGCCGCGGCGCCCGTGAGCGCGGGCGTGGAGTACACCGCTCCCGCCGTGGCCCCCCGGGCCGCCGCGCCCGCTCCGGCTCCCGCCGCGGCGGCCGCTGCCCCGGCTCCGGCCGCGGAGAAGCCCGGCCACCAGGTGACGAGCCCCTTCGTGGGCACCTTCTACCGGACGCCTGCTCCGGACCAGCCCGCGTTCGTCGACGTGGGCTCGGTGGTGAAGAAGGGCCAGGTGCTCTGCATCATCGAAGCGATGAAGTTGATGAACGAAATCGAGTCCGAGGTGACCGGCCGCGTCGCGGAGATCCTCGTGGAGAATGGCCGCCCGGTGGAGTTCGGCCAGGCGCTGTTCCGTATCGAGCCGGCCTGAGTGCCCGGGCGCGCCGCCTTCCGCGTGCACACGCGGGCGGCGCGCTCTCTTCGGGCCCGGCCCTGACGGGAGAACCCACGTGTTCAAGAAGGTGCTGATCGCCAACCGCGGGGAGATTGCCCTGCGGGTCATCCGTGCCTGCCGTGAGCTGGGTATCGCCACGGTGGCGGTGCACTCCACGGCGGACGCCAACGCGCTGCACGTGCGGTTCGCCGACGAGTCGGTGTGCATCGGCCCACCCGCGTCCAAGGAGAGCTACCTCAACATCCCGCAACTGCTCTCCGCGGCCGAAATCACCCGCGCGGACGCCATCCACCCGGGCTACGGCTTCCTCTCGGAGAACGCCGAGTTCGCGGAGGTGTGCGAGAACTGCAAGATTCGCTTCATCGGTCCGCGTCCGGAGATGCTCCGGCTGATGGGCAACAAGGTCCGCGCCCGCGCCGCCGCGCGCGAGGCGGGCCTGCCGCTGCTGCCCGGCAGCCCCGGCACGGTGAAGGACCCGCGCGAGGCCGAGGCCTTCGCCCGGGAGATTGGCTTCCCCGTCATCCTCAAGGCGGCCGCCGGTGGCGGTGGCAAGGGGATGAAGATCGTCCGCGAGCCGGGCGCGCTGGCCCAGGCGTTCTCCACCGCGCAGGCGGAGGCGATTGCCTCCTTCGCCAACGGCGACCTCTACATCGAGCGGTACGTGGAGAAGCCGCGCCACATCGAAATCCAGATTGTGGCGGACGAGCACGGCAACATCATCCACCTCAATGAGCGCGAGTGCTCGGTGCAGCGCCGGCACCAGAAGCTCATCGAGGAGAGCCCGTCGCCCGCGCTCTCGCCCGAGCTGCGCAAGAAGATGGGCGACGTGTCCGTCCAGGCGATGAAGAAGCTCGCCTACAACAACGTGGGCACCATCGAGTATCTGCTCGACGAGCGCGGCGAGTTCTACTTCATGGAGATGAACACGCGCATCCAGGTGGAGCACCCGGTGACGGAGCTCGTCATGGGCATCGACCTGGTCCGTGAGCAGATCCGCATGGCGTACGGACATCCCCTGCGCTTCAAGCAGGAGGACATCCAGATTCGCGGCCACGCCATTGAATGCCGCGTCAACGCCGAGGACCCGATTACCTTCGCGCCCTGGCCGGGGAAGATTACCGGCTACAGCGTGCCGGGCGGCTATGGCGTGCGCGTGGACTCGGCGGCCTACGAGAACTACACGGTGCTGCCGTACTACGACAGCCTCCTGTCCAAGCTCATCGTCTACGCGGAGGACCGCGAGACGGCCATCCGCCGCATGCAGCGCGCGCTGGGCGAGTACGTGGTGGAGGGCATCCGCACCAACATCCCGTTCCACCGGGCCGCGCTGGCGGAGGAGTCCTTCCAGGAAGGCCAGTACGACACCCGCTTCGTGGAGCGTCTGCTCGCGAGCGAGACGGGCCACCGCCGCCTCAAGAAGGCCGTTGAAGAGACGCCGTAGCGCACGTCCACCTACCGCGACTGCCCGCCTGCCGGGCAGCCACGCGAGCAGATGATCTGGCACCGGGGGGAGCCGGGCTGTTTCTTGACCCGCGTCGGAGCTTTCCGTTAGCCTCCGACACTCCCCACCACTGAGGATGGAAACCCGCGAAGTTCAAGGGGTTTCGGCCTGCCGGAAGCCCACCGCTCGATGGACAAGAACAAGATCATCGAAGCCGCCGCGAAGCTGGTCGCGAAGGGCGCCTACGACAAGGCCATCAAGGAGTACCAGAAGGTCCTCGAGGTCGACCCGAAGGACATCCGGGTCCTCCAGAAGATGGGGGAGCTGTACCAGAAGAAGAATGACAACGCCCAGGCGGCGCACTTCTTCACCAAGGTCGCGGAGAGCTACTCCTCCGACGGCTTCTTCCTCAAGGCCGTTGCCCTCTACAAGCAGGTCCTCAAGCTCAATCCGAACCTGCTGGAGGTCAATCTCAAGCTGGCGGAGCTCCACCAGCAGCTCGGGCTGATGTCCGAGGCGATGGCCTACTTCCAGATTGTCGCCAACCACTACGACAAGGCGGGGGACACCAAGTCGTCCCTCGATACCTTGAAGAAGATGGTGGATCTCGACCCGGAGAACGTGGCGTCGAAGATCAAGCTGGCGGAGCTGTACGCGCGCGAGGGCATGACGCGCGAGGCCGCGCAGGAGTTCAAGCGCGCCGCCGAGTACCTCAAGCGCAACGCGCGAGCGGACGACTGGCTGCGCGTGGCGGAGCGGCTCTCCACGCTGGAGCCGGACAACCTCCCGCTGGCCAAGGAGCTGGCCGTCTCGTACCTGCAGCGCGGCGACCAGAAGCGCGCGCTCGCCAAGCTCCAGGTGTGCTTCAAGGCCGACGGCCGCG comes from Pyxidicoccus parkwaysis and encodes:
- the efp gene encoding elongation factor P, whose translation is MAGFVDTSEFRNGLKIEIDGEPFVIEYFQHVKPGKGSAFVRTKIRSLLSGRVLEPTLKSGDKVGLPDIEEKDMQFLYVQGDEYYFMDNRNYEQTFLSEKVLGEAKNFLKENITVSVLYWNGKAISVNLPNSVDLKVIKCDPGVRGDTVSGALKPATLETGFTVNVPLFINEGDVLKIDTREGGKYLTRVATAG
- the accC gene encoding acetyl-CoA carboxylase biotin carboxylase subunit codes for the protein MFKKVLIANRGEIALRVIRACRELGIATVAVHSTADANALHVRFADESVCIGPPASKESYLNIPQLLSAAEITRADAIHPGYGFLSENAEFAEVCENCKIRFIGPRPEMLRLMGNKVRARAAAREAGLPLLPGSPGTVKDPREAEAFAREIGFPVILKAAAGGGGKGMKIVREPGALAQAFSTAQAEAIASFANGDLYIERYVEKPRHIEIQIVADEHGNIIHLNERECSVQRRHQKLIEESPSPALSPELRKKMGDVSVQAMKKLAYNNVGTIEYLLDERGEFYFMEMNTRIQVEHPVTELVMGIDLVREQIRMAYGHPLRFKQEDIQIRGHAIECRVNAEDPITFAPWPGKITGYSVPGGYGVRVDSAAYENYTVLPYYDSLLSKLIVYAEDRETAIRRMQRALGEYVVEGIRTNIPFHRAALAEESFQEGQYDTRFVERLLASETGHRRLKKAVEETP
- the accB gene encoding acetyl-CoA carboxylase biotin carboxyl carrier protein, whose amino-acid sequence is MATKRKSSRASEPAGAPAAAGARDAGNTSLDVDALRQIVEILEASDVTRLVWKRGEEKLFIRRGHAPETTIVHHAAPAAAPVSAGVEYTAPAVAPRAAAPAPAPAAAAAAPAPAAEKPGHQVTSPFVGTFYRTPAPDQPAFVDVGSVVKKGQVLCIIEAMKLMNEIESEVTGRVAEILVENGRPVEFGQALFRIEPA
- a CDS encoding roadblock/LC7 domain-containing protein — encoded protein: MSFRTHLESVVNQVDGALACSVMGFDGISVDTFQRDEAAELELSGAWVEYANLLTQLRHAAEVLKTGAVSEVSVNSEKVLTVMRLVSPEYFLVLALRADGNYGKGRYVLRVTAPKVRAEL